Below is a window of Mus caroli chromosome 2, CAROLI_EIJ_v1.1, whole genome shotgun sequence DNA.
GCTGGCTTGACTATTATAGATACTTCATATAATTGCAATCCTACAGTATTGATATTTTTTTGTGTCTGGCGTCTTTCACTTAGCGTAATAGTCTTTAAGGTTCATCTACACTGTAGCATGAGTCAGAATTTCACTCTTTTGAAAGCCTATGTAATATTTCACTGTGCGCCCTATACCCATTGTTTTATTTGCTCTCCCATCTCTGGACTCTTGGGTTTCTTCCACCTCTTGCTTCTTGTGGACTGTGCTGTTACTGTGAACACATAGATATACAAATATTCCTTTGAGacttacttccatttttaaagaatatacagattcgttttgatttttttaataaatgacttatttttttaagctaCTAAAAgatacagcaaaaaaaaaaatcttaccataGCCTTCTTTTCCATATGCAAACGAAGGAGGTATAAtcacctttctcttttccccaggGCACATGTCCATCATAGCAATGTCCAGCCCCTTTATGACATGTCCGACACCAAGAACAAACCATTTGGGGTGGCCTTCATCTTGTGTCCGGCTATGAGAAACCATACTTGGTGTGTAAGTAAGACGATCTCATAAAGGGAACTTAAATACAGCTCAGGCACTTGTTGTTTAAGACTGGAATCTCTTTCCCCACATTGCACCCTTCAGAACTCTgttctttttgatttgtttggaTCAAACTTCCCCATAAAGTGGCAGAGCATATCCCTGGAAGACATTCCGATTTCTGATTTTTGCCGTCCTTACAAAAACTACTCAAcggttcactttttaaaatgggtCTCCTGCCTCTAACTAGCTGGATGGCTTGAACAAAATGACTCATTTACCGTCTCTGGGTTTGTTCCCCAAACCAAAGGGGCATGCTGAGCcctaaatttcattttaagaacAACTGAAACATAGCATCCTGTCAAAATTCTCTTCTACATAGGAAGaataaattttcttctaaattggAAAGAATTGCTAGACTGGAAAGATAGGCTTGTCTTTGGAGGGAAACAGTACAGCTAAACAGACAGCATTCAGTCAGACCGGAGTAGGGAACAGAGAGAATGGATGTGATAACCAGAGTCTCTATTAGAAAATGACCCACAAAGTCCAGAAGGAAACCCGGTAGCTTCCTTATACACTCTGTTTGGAATCAGACTTCAGCTCTGGGTAAGGAGAAAGTGTGAATATCTTTTCAAGAAGCCTCTAGATTTAGTTTTCCGGGTCCCAAGGACAGTGGTGGTGGTCAGCACTCTGCCTGGGTCTGCAGTCAGTTTACTGTGCTTacaaattatttctttcaaataattaaaaacattcatttttgtttagGGAATGTCTTCTAATCTAAATCGGCATGAAGGCTTAATTtactgttaaaaaacaaaaccaaaaaaccttaaaacaaaacaaccagttAGGCTctggctgctgctggtggtggtagtgggcaAGATGTGGTCTATCAACTGAACTTGAACTGGACGGAGCATCTCCTACCTGCAGTAGAATTTGGAGCCGTCTTTAGCCAAGTAGCCATCGTAATGGGCATTTAGCAAGTCTCCTTTCCTGCTTGTTTTGGAGCAGTTTTCTGGACGGTGCAAAACTTCTATTTTCACTTCCTCagtgctttcttcttttgtttgtccCTGAGCATCGGAACAACCCCACAGGCTAAGGAAAACTGCTAGTCTGAATAGGAGATTCATGTTTCCCAAAGCAGCACTCCCAGACCTAGTGTAAGCCCCACAGAGTGTCAGCAGGCTGATCAGACTGAAGTGGGACGCGTGGCAGGCATTGTCCTACGTCACAAAGGTCCAAGGCGGGGCTACGAGAGGCCCCGCCCCCTCTCGCACCAGCAAGTCGCCGCCGGTTGGAGTGCGTCTTGGCCGTTGGGTGCTCCGGTTGCCTGTACTCTGGCTAGAATAGCGCCGCACACCCTGTCCGCAGGTTTCTTTCGCCCGCAGTAGTCAGACTTGCGTTTCCTGAAATAAAACTGGCATTATGGTGGTCGTTTCTAGGCACTTAGGAGATGCTGCAAAATTTTATGggctccacttgatgccctgatCTTGCCTCCCCAACACTGCCTCTGCTAACGGATTGCTTGAATGgcttggttttaaatttttaaatgatacacTGAACCATTTGGCCATAGAAAAAAGAATAGATAGCTGTAGGATCCTaaacacagtattttaaaaatattaaaatgttggGCCAAGAAATTGATACAAAATGCAAACAGGTCACGGTGGGATATTCTTTCTAGTCAGAGGCTTCTAAGGCCCCTACGGACTTGACAGGCACAGTGGATGCAGACATTTTTGGAAGAGTAGGTTCTTGACAAGATAGGTTGGCTGCTCTTCTCTGGATATTTGGGGAAGTCCTTTTTGGAGCGGGGATATGGTGGTCGGGGTACTGCGGGGAAAAAAAACTCCAGGCCGTGTCTATCGCATGCAGCCAGGACACAGTGGAGTGTCTCTAGGGCTTCAGCAGCCCATGCCTGGCAAAGATAACTTGTGTTTCTGTCCCTAACCTCTTGAGGCCACCCTTGAGGTGAAGGCCTTTAGcagagaaaagtttttttttttttttttttttcctcccatgaGAATTCATTCACATCAGACAGGAAATCTGACTATTGAACATTTTGTTCCAGTTTCACAGCTGGCCAATAGACCAGGGACATTAGTCCAGTCTCTTGCTAGACCCCCTTCTTTTAGTATGAGAAACCTTTCAAACAGCACAAAACTCGAATTCTATGGTAAGTGTCAGATGCCCTCCACAGTTGAACTATCATTAATGAACTCTATGTGATTTGTTGAATAGTCATCTCGTCGATTCCCCAAGTGGACATCCCGATCACCCTATTCAGTCAGCCTTCCTGGAAGGACAAGCCAGGGATTTCACCACCTCAATACTGACTCTGCTTTATGCAAATTAATTGGAATTTGCAAAACTTTCTAAATCTAAAAATTGTCAAGTGTGCAAGGACGCCCTTCCaagtgagattaaaaaaaaattaagagaaatccttttaaaaacaaaacaaaaatagaatgcACGATACCttcttaacatttttcttcttaacctcttctttcctgtgtgcgtgcgtatgtgtgtgtgtgtgtgtgtgtgtgtgtgtgtgtgtgtgtgtgtgagagagagagagagagagagagagagagagagagagagagagagagagagagagaaagagcctgtctggcctagaattcactgcgtagaccaggcaggcttggAACTAACAGAACCCACAgacatctgccttcctctgcttcctgaatgctggtattaaaggcatacatcgCGATGTATgacattaaaagacaaaaaattgtgtgtttgtgtgtgtgtgtgtgtgggggggtgcgtGTAACATGGCCCATGTGTAAATggggttctctcctttcactgtgtgagTCCCCAGGACAGTACGGGGCAAGCTCCCGGAGGCAAGCGCTTTACATGGGAAGCTATCTTGCCAACCCTAGTTCTAGAAGACCTTGTTGGAGGACCTCTCCGGCCTGCATACTACTTTCTTAAAAGAaggatgtagcccaggctggcctttggtccttcctgcctcagcctctagagtgctgggattacaggaccttgccatttctccagcttttcCTAGGAGGTAACTTCCTACTTCCCCTGAGTGTGAGCACTGGAAGCTCCAAGAAATGAGCAACCCTTGATTTTATTGAAAAAGACCCGAAGGAGGCGAGGCCTTCGGCAGCGGCCTTGTGCAGGATGTCTCGGGAGTTGGTCTGTTGGGGACTGGAGATGTCCGGATGCGGGGCAGCCGGGGAGCGGGGGACCGCGGAGCCGCCCCGCGAGGGCGCGCGGCGCAGCCTCGGGCACGCGGCCGTCCCGCAGCCCCGCCGCCGGGGAGGGGTTTCGCGGGCCGAGCCGGCCCCTTTCATCCAGGAAGTGAAAGCGACGTCGGGGTCAATGAAAACAAGCCGGGAGCCCGGGGGGAAGGAAGGCGGGCGTGCAGGAGGGCAGCGCCGGGGCTCGTGGAGCGGCGGCGGAGCGGGAGGGCGGCGGGCGCTGGGGTCGCCCCTGGGGTCGCCGCGCCGTTCCCGCTGGGGATGTCCGCGCCTCGCGGCCTCCGAGCAGCACGGGGCGCCCGCCGGCCGGGCCTCTGAGGGCCGCCGGGTCGGGGCGGAGGGTTGCGGGCCCGCGCCTCCGCAGCAGCGCGGCCGGCGCCGGGCCAGGAGGATGCGCGGCGCCGGGCTCTGAAGCATGGAGGGGGTTCTGTACAAGTGGACCAACTATCTCACAGGTACGGGGCGGGCGGCGTGGGGCTGCGGACAGCCGGGCCCTTGGGCACCCCCTGGCAAGCCGCGGCACTCAGTTCCGCGCTCGATGCCCTCCGACCCTTCCACTGCCCCTCGTGGGGCCCATTCCCGGCCTCTTCGATTGGGAGTTCGAGACTGCGTACCAGCCTGAGGATGGGACACCACCAAAAACCTGCACTGCCCCTTGTGCCTCGGAAACAGTATCCCATCATCTCTTTTATCCACTGTCTCCTTCATCCACGCTCTGTGGACAGCAtttgtaaattgtgtgtgtgtatgtgcatttgatTTTAAGATTATATATTCCTTTACATTTTCTTACCACAGATTTGAAAGTCCACTTGTTGCGGCTGGCTGAGCTCATCAAGTGTGCTTTTGGAAGCTATCCTCAGAGAAGGTTCTTAAGGATTGGTTTTCAGTGAGGTTTGGGAATTTGGGTAATTGTGAGGCATAGTGGaagaaagcacatttttttttttttttaacaccacGGGAATTCCAGTCATTGTGAGAAATGGTTGGAAGTGCAGCCCAGTAGGAGCGGGCAAGTTTCCCTGGTGGGGTAGTTAGAAGAAAGCTGTTTGTATAGAAATGGGATCATCAGCAGGGAGCTGTCCCTGCCTGTGATATTGGAAGTCTGGCTTTTAAAACGCACCTTAAATCCATAGTCTGTGATCTTTGTTAGAACTAACACCAAAGGCAGGTGATCAGTTGGATAAGGCCTGGGTGGTTTGCCATTTTGTCCCAGAGGTACTTTGCAACCTCTGAATTCCATGATCTCACTGAACTAGAGGAAAACCGGTGGCTTGAGGGGGAATCTGGGCAGTTCTCAGGTTCTTAGTTACAAAGGATGGGCAGTTGTCATCTTGCTGCTGCTCACTTACTCTGCCCAGTATTGAGCATCCTGTGATGCACGCAGCTAGTGTTCATCTAACTTGTGGGGAGCTGCAGGCAAACCCTGCTAGGGCTAAATGCTTGGTTGTATCTGGCTAGAGCCAGATTTACGATAGCCAGCGGCTTGATGTTTATAATGCACCGATGTTTTCTGCTCGAATGGAAAACCAAATAATCATGCAAGTGACAGCTTTTTACTGGAAGCCTTGAGACATCAGGCCGACACTTTTGGCTAAGAGTTTTCCTTTGGGCCGTTGTGGGCTCTGATTGCTGGTGGAGGTGTAGTATCAACTTTGAGGTCCATATCCTTTAAGCTTGGAGATGCAAATGTTTTTGAGCACTGCTGTCTTTGGAGGTAAGGCGGGAGGAATATTTTTAGCATGGCCCAGAGCAATGGGGCAGTTACAGCCATGAGTCATAATTATAGGGAAATTGCTCTTGGGGTGAAATGTTCTTGTGGGAGGTGTCCTCATAGCCTGTGGTACAGAGAGCCAACCCATGCTGCTGTGGCTTTAGTTTTTATGGTGCGTTTTAGTTTAACTTCTAGTAAGCATTGGAGAGCTTGCTGAGGCGGAAGTCTTTTGTTTGGAAtgattccatcttttttttttcaagaatataaAGTTGGCTCAGCAGTATGTTCCTTTATTAATTTTAGTATCTTGGGTCAGAAGGATGAATAGCTGCTTGTACTAATTGGTCTTTAAGGAACCTTCCAGTGTAATGACAGTGGTctgactttttcattttttaatatgtgttttcATAACATTTAGTAGCTTGAGAAAACTACTAGTTAAAGTAGAGATTGACAAAGGAAATAAGCTTTTTCAGTAGAAGGGATTGCCAATCCTTTTACCGTACTATAAATGTGTGAACCAATTAGGGCAAGTTAGGTTAGATAATTGTTGGAAACGGTGTGTGGAGATAGTTAACAGGCTTGATTAGATGAGCGTACTCGGCCACGTGGCTTTCTCAGTTCCTACAATTTCCAGATCACCATGTTCCCAGTTCCTTTGGAAGAGCTGCTGCATCATAATACGGCAATAATGCACAATTTGTCTTAGTGACTGAGGTGGAAGACCATGCTTTCACCACCCCCATCATTTGTTTACCACGGTGAATTAGTATtcggaaaaaaatacatttaaaaattattttcattgtatttcctTGCACATGCCAGGAGCATGCCCCCatggtctttttattttattttttctagactTTCATACATGAGAACTGGATTTAAGTTACTTCCTCAGTTATTTATGcttctgtgattgtgtgagtctgtgtgtgtggatgcatggatgcccctggagctggagttacggggtggttgtgaactgcctgatgtggatCTTGAACTTGGATCCTCCGGTAAAGCAGCCTGAGTTCTCAGCAGCCTAGCAGTCTTTTTAGCCTTCTGCTAGGTTCTTCTTTTTGAAAGCATTGTGCTAGGGCATCGTCGTGCAGTGAGGAACAAGGCAAAGCACATATACTAAAAGGACTTGTTCTCTAATTTGGCAGCCTTCCCTAGGGAATGCAGTgtctataaaaatgaattttcctGGTGCTTGAAGTTCgcttgctttatttttctgaggCAATGGGAATATCCCACCTCTGTGTTCTTAAGCAAGGTATAGaatagaaagtaaaatttaaCCTGTTTTGTTGAATTGGTGTCCTGTTGGTGAGATAAATGGGCTCTGGCAAGAGCAGCTTAAGGAAGAGGGCTTTATTTGGCTCTCAGTTCAGGTTATAGTTCATCCCTACTGGGAAGTCACAGTGACACAGGCAGCTGCTTACATCATGTCCCACGTCAGAAGGGAACAGTGAGCGAATGCACACCTCATTTTACCACCCAGCATCCCTTTCCAGGAGTAACCTGCATACAGTTAAGAAGGGTCTTCACACTTAAGAATGTCATCAATAGAGCTTGCCTGAGGACCACCTGGAagattttgtcaacttgaaaacACCAGTGACACTGCATTGTCATTTCAGAAGTGTTGATACACcctaagtttttaaattttttttaaaaaagattttatttattttatatatgtgagtacaccatcactatcctcagatacaccagaagagggccttgaatctcattacagatggttgtgagccaccatgtggttgctgggaattgaatcaggacctctggaagagcagttagtgctcttaaccactgagccatctctctagccctgaaccCTAAAAGCCTTCtatcagttgttttgttttgttttttcttctaccAGTTTTTAAGATGAGGTACTGTCTTGTTCCTGTCTGATCTTGGCAAACGTGAACCAATGAATTTTTTCACAGCTGATGGTCAGAGTGTCTTCATGGTGACAAGTTTCATGTAGGCCACTCACAAGTGTTGTGACTTAATAGTGATGGAAAGAATTAGGAACAGTCACACTGCTTCCAGCATGGCTGCTATGTTATTAGTTGGTGAACCGCTATCTATTAGTAGCATGCTTGATAAGGTTCCTGGGAACACGGGTTTGGCTTGCAagaggagttcgaggccagcatttGAGAATAGCCATCCCTCTTGGTTGGCAAAGTCTTCTTCCAACCGAGTCTGATAGCTTTATGCTTTCATTGCTGAGGAAATGTTAGATGAATGGCTGAAGTGGATAGCATTTCTGCCTTGGCCATATAGCTccacagaagggaaggagggtgggTGGGAACCTGCTCTCTCTGTAGGTtgttatatttacataaatgtgGGGATTTCTGTAGCTTTCCCTGTCTACAAGCGCATTTGCTTAAAGGTAACATCTTCTATCAGGAAAGGGAGGGCACAAACACATGCTTGAGAGGTGGCCAACTTGTGCAGTCACCTGTTTTGGAGAAAAATTTACCTACTGGGATGAGAACATTTACTCTAGGTTAGCTGCCAGGAGTGGAAGCAGAACTGAGCCAAACcctctgtttcctgtgttttttttccattatgaGATGAGCGACCTTAATCTGAAGTGCTCCCAAACCCAAAGGAATTTAAGTGCTGAAGGGACACTCACAAGTGGAAGCCACCACACCAGACTTCACTGATAGGACCCAGACAGAAACAAGCCGGTCTATAACGTGGCCTTTAGGTGATGTGGATAGCTGAGCATGAACTTCCTGTTTAGATTTGGGCCCCGGTCTCCATATATCTCATATATGTACGTATGCAAATCCAAAGTCTGACAGTGTCGGAACACTGCCGCTTCCAGACATTTCGGGAAAGAGATGCTAGTTCTCCATTATGATCTGTGCTTTCAGAGGAAAGGGGGTGGTTGAACTGTGCTTGGGTGGAGATGTACTTATGGTCTTTTTGGTCTGCTAAAGAGAAAGGTATGAGCCGGAACAAAAATAGTCCTTCCTTATCTAAGTAGAGATCGCAGGACATTTTGGGCAAAGGCTGACCATTAAAAATGTCACTGTGTGAAAGTTGCTGAGAGTTCAGGATTAGCGGGGCATCGCCGAAATCCGTTTTCTATAATTGATTCACCTGTCTTGGTCTCTGGTTCGCAGGTTGGCAGCCTCGATGGTTTGTTCTGGATAATGGAATCCTGTCCTACTATGACTCACAGGACGATGTCTGCAAAGGGAGCAAAGGGAGTATAAAGATGGCGGTCTGTGAGATTAAAGGTGAGGGGGCGGGTGTTCTGTAGCCTGCTCCAAATGAAGAAATAAGTGTTTCTAGTCATCTACAGATTTTAGATCCTCTCTCTAAGAAATCAGAGATGGCATGTAACATTATTGAACACAGGTTTGTATTCCCCCTTTGTAAACGTCTCCTGCATTGAAATGTCAAATGACTTTTCCTGTTTGACTTGATAGAAAATTTCTGTGGCATCTAGATACATGGAAAGATGGGAAAGGTTGAACATGAGCTCTGTAGATGAAGCAGGCTATCTCTGTGGGGCTCTGAAACAGGGAAAAGTGGAAGCTAAAAGCTCAGATCCTTGCTGACTGGAGTTGAGCAGCTGTGCATATTTCtgtagaaaggaaaggggagaaatagTAGGTCATGGTATGATTTTCATGGCGATTCATTTCACAGATCATCACTGTACTCTGTGTGTCTGGGGAGTGTGGGTGAAGGCAGAATGGAATCAGATAAGATGGTAATGAGGAGATTTAAATTCTTCAAGGAGGACTGAAAGGGCCACCGCACAGGGAAGAGAATGTTCAGTCCCCTCTAGGCCTGTCTGTGTCCCCCTCAGGGCTTGAATACCTCAGTCCTGCTTGAGGCCTTGCTCAAACCTTCCAAATATCTAGAGTCTTGTCCTGTGCATTTGCTGAGTGTAATGCAGTGAGCTACATTTTCCAGGACTGGATTGCTATTTTGGTATGATTTTATGGTAATTCTAAGTAAGATTAGccaaggaggggagaaaggggttgtttttttttttttttttttttttttttttttaaagagggtttttttttttttttttttttttttttttttggtttttcgagacagggtttctctgtgtagccctggccgtcctggaactcactttgtagaccaggctggcctcgaactcagaaatccgcctgcctctgcctcccgagtgctgggattaaaggcgtgcaccaccacgcccggcggggttgttgtttttaagacttatttatttaatgttatgtgagtacactgttgctgtcttcagacacaccagaagagtgcaaagagggcatcagatcccattacagatggttttgagccaccatgtggttgctgggaattgaactcaactctggaagagcaatcagtgctcttaaacactgagccatctctccagctctggattcttattcttattcttttttttttttaagatgtatttatttattatatgtaagtacactgtagctgtcttcagacactccagaagagggagtcagatgtcattacagatggctgtgagtcaccatgtggttgctgggaattgaactcaactctggaagagcaatcagtgctcttaaacactgagccatctctccagctctggattcttattcttattcttttttttttttaagatgtatttatttattatatgtaagtacactgtagctgtcttcagacactccagaagagggagtcagatgtcattacagatggctgtgagtcaccatgtggttgctgggaattgaactcagaacctttggaagaccagtcagtgctcttaacctctgagccgtctctccagtccccgGATTCATATTCTTTAGCTATAGTTCTGCCCCATTATCTTTATCGTAGACTCACTAGTAATACAGTGCCCCCTTAcacctcttttctccttttttctccatctccttctcttccctctttgtcttcatctttcttttttttaaagacagtttctcTGAGGATAATCATCATGTAATATTGTAGTAGCTTGGGTAGATCACACTGTCCTGGGAGATTTCTTCAAAATGCACATGCTCGctgagggagtgtgtgtgtgtgtgtgtgtgtgtacatgtgcatggactcgcatacacatgcatgcatatgttccTTGGTCACTTTTTATTAAGAATAGTTACTGTTCTAATCGAAGACTGTCATGGCTATATAAAGTATACAAATAGATTACTTTGGGGCAGTATTCTTGTATGTTCCCTGAGTGTACAGaatattgttttgttctttttttacgTAGACTAAAACATTTACCAGTAAGTATTAGTTTGCCACATACTCATCACTGGGGTCTGTGTAGCCCATTTTCAGTGGTACCCTCATCACCCATAAACGTTTCAGAGCATTCAGAGAACTTTCTTTCACCTCTAATAAGTggttaaggaaaaagaaaatcctgggtttctgcttgtttgttttttcttttgggtgGTTCTTGGGACTGGAGCTATGGGCTTCCACATGCTAGGCAACTCTTACTAGGTCAGTTTAGGAGAGCCCCTATTTACCCAGAGATTTCCACCTGCCCTCTGGCTATAAACcccctctttttttgttgttgtataaggtgtgtgtgtggggggtgagcTTAGTCTCTCCATTACTGTAATACCCCAGATCTGCCGTAATGGACAGCATTCTGTCCATTACATACACAGCAACGTGTACCATGCACGCTAACAAAATGCCAGGGCTGAGGCTGTAGCCAGTGATGCAGAGCTTACTGCTTTTCTTGCATGTCCTCATCTTTAAAAGCCCCCCTTCGGGTCTTTGCCTTGTTTCCTGAACTTGGctgtcttttattttgatttatagcTGTGCTTTGTATAATGTAATGAGTTTGCAAATCTGTCTAGAATGAGTAAAAGTGAGTCATCTGTATTACTGTCAGTGGCTGGCATTGTTTTGGGGCCATGGCCACACCTTGAGTGTTAGGGAGAAGGTGGCTTTCATGGTGCCTCTGGGGCTTCTTAGAGAGTGGCCCTGATTGTGCTGTGAGTCTCGGTTTGCTTTAGGTGCGCGAAGCATCCTATGATATGTGACCTGCCCCCCTCAGTGCTGTGAGTCTGTTGTATCTTTTCTGCATTGTCACAGTCCATCCCGCAGACAACACAAGAATGGAGTTAATCATTCCAGGAGAGCAGCATTTCTACATGAAGGCAGTAAATGCCGCCGAGAGACAGAGGTGGCTGGTTGCCCTCGGGAGCTCCAAAGCGTGTTTGACCGACACGAGGACTGCAAAAGAGAAAGGTGATCACACGTTTCTTGTAATAACTGCTCTCAAAGCATAAGTATGCCTGACCGCTTTCAGTAATCAGCAGGAAATTAGTAATGTAGGACACTTAAACAGATCATCACAGTGAGAACTTTGTAAACAACATGAAGATCTAAGCTTAGGAGCATCAGTTGGTAAAACACTGCTTCCATTAGATGATGCGTTAGGAGGGCAGTGACATAATTACAGAGGAGTTCAATGGCATGGGAAACTCCGTGGTTAACTGATCATTGAGAAAGCAGGAGGacgaggacccgagttcaatccccgaGGTTGCACAAAGAGcaaaagcatggtggca
It encodes the following:
- the Fkbp7 gene encoding peptidyl-prolyl cis-trans isomerase FKBP7 isoform X2, with the translated sequence MNLLFRLAVFLSLWGCSDAQGQTKEESTEEVKIEVLHRPENCSKTSRKGDLLNAHYDGYLAKDGSKFYCSRTQDEGHPKWFVLGVGHVIKGLDIAMMDMCPGEKRKVIIPPSFAYGKEGYEGKIPPNATLMFEIELYAVTKGPRSIETFKQIDMDNDRQLSKAEIELYLQKDFEKDANPRDKSYQKAVLEDIFKKNDHNGDGFISPKEYNVHQHDEL
- the Fkbp7 gene encoding peptidyl-prolyl cis-trans isomerase FKBP7 isoform X1, whose amino-acid sequence is MNLLFRLAVFLSLWGCSDAQGQTKEESTEEVKIEVLHRPENCSKTSRKGDLLNAHYDGYLAKDGSKFYCSRTQDEGHPKWFVLGVGHVIKGLDIAMMDMCPGEKRKVIIPPSFAYGKEGYAEGKIPPNATLMFEIELYAVTKGPRSIETFKQIDMDNDRQLSKAEIELYLQKDFEKDANPRDKSYQKAVLEDIFKKNDHNGDGFISPKEYNVHQHDEL